GGATCCACAGCAAACTTCATACAAGACTCATGtacttgaaataaaaatgctgaaCAGGAAGATGGCATTTCGACagattttcaaaatactgaagACCACCAAGTCCTAAGTCCTCTGGGACAACTTTCTCAGCAGGTGGGACGAAACATCAATTCCCACTTACAAAACACATTCAAGGTGAGCCGTTTGGAATGGACACACTGTAAAAATTCCCCAATGCCTCATTATTtcaagatactttatttttaaaacaggtcACAACACTAAGCTTCCGGCCCACCCCGCAGTGTTCAAGCTACAAACGCTTGCTCAGCGGCGGGGGGCGCGCCTTAGTAGCGTGtctgaaaactgaataaaaatccatataaaacaaatatgcaaaTAGTTTCCATAGGAACACAGATAAGTGACCCCATCTCCTAGTCTTCCACACTGTTGCATCCGTGCCAACCCTACTTACAGACATCTCAAAACTAGCAAGAATTAAGTTACACGGCCCCCCAGTCCCCCAGGTCAAGCTACACCCGAAGCCGACAGCTACGGAGCGGCGCTACACGGCCCCCCACGTCCCCCAGGTCAAGCTGCACCCGAAGCCGACAGCTACGGAGCGGCCCTACACGTTGACGCTGGCGGACGCACGGGCGGCCGCGGGCCGCTTCAGCCCGCTCTCCCGGGCACAGGACACAGGCAGGGGGCCGACGTCCTGCTCCGCCACCTCGGCCGGGAAGTCGTGGCTCTGGATCTGCTGCGTCAGTTGCCTGCGAGACAGAAGGGGCACGTTCAGAAACCCTGAGGCCCGGGGCTCGGCGGCTTCGTGAGAGTGTCCTCCTCACGAGCCTATTTACTGCCTCGGCTACCACGTCATCAGGAAGCAGTTCAGTGTCTTTCTAAAGCAAGCCTTTCTTCACGACCACCTTTTCAGTAACAGGGCAAGCACAAGTCACGTGCGCTCATTACAATATTCTATTCATATGGAAATACCCTAGGCTTTTTTTGAAATAGTTACACCTTCATACAAAtctgaaaagaaatacagatcAGTATCACCAgagaattttctttccatttgtatttcCCAAATCTTCTAaagcatatattctttttttttttttttaagattttacttatttatttgacacagagagacagagagagagagagaacacaagcagggggagtgggagagggagaagcaggcttcccgccgagcagggagcccgatgtggggcttgatcccaggatcctgggaccatgacctgagccgaaggcagatgcttaaccaactgagccacccagacgcccctctaaAGCATATACTCCTAGTACAGGCAGAAAACAACTATTTTTAAGAACCTTGTTAGTATTTACATCTAATCTAAACAAGACGATTTCTTATTCAACCAGACAAGAGCCAGCAGAAACCTGCTCTTATCAAACCATGAACATGCGTCGTCACTAACCACGTCGGCCCCGACATCACATAGTAGATAGTCGGCCTCTGGAACCCGTTGAAAGTAGAAGCAGCAGCAACCGTGTAAGCACCCATGTTTTCAAAGACCATCCAATCGCCCACGTGCATCTCGGGCAAGTCGCAGCGCTCGACAATGCGATCCAGGCCGTCACATGTTGGTCCCCATATGCTGGTTGAATAGTACTTCTCATCTGGTTTGGGTCTCTACATTCGAGAGAGAAAAACGTAACCAGTTACCCTGGTTATGACCACACATCCTCACTGCTGTATATTCTACGTTCAGAAGTACCTTCTGCAGAAGGGGCTTCACGTGGGCATGATCATAGAGGATGCAATTAAACGATCCATACACTCCATCGTTCACGTAATACATAAAGGTTTGTTCACTCGACTCATCTTCATCTGGAAAGGCACAGGAGTCTCAATTACCACTTTCTGTACCAACGTACAGCTACGCATGCAATGATccgtccttttattttttaattttattatgttaatcaccatacatcattagtttttgatgtagtgttccaagattCATAGTTTGCGTGACTCGTCCTTTATACGTACCATCAGAGCCTGTCTGTTCCTTTAATACGAGTTTTTTGGCAATGATGTTCACTGCGAGCGTGAAGGCTGAGGCAACGTAGTATCTGCCGGGCTCCGCTATGATTCGCACCCCCGAGTCGGCCGGGAAGTACTTGTCCAGGGCTGGGTTGATCACACTGGTGATCTACAAGGGACAGACGGGGACAGACGAGGACAGTCATCAAGGGGAACTCACGGCAGAGTGAGAACCAGTGACAGGCTAGAACAAACGTGAGCGCAGGCGTCAGCAGGTGTACTACCGGCCGACGGCAGcgaaacaaaaaccaaccaactgGCATCTCCCTAAACCCAGCCTGCATATCCCTGTGGTTTCATCTGGATTCCCCTCTGGATACCCCCCCATCCTTTATAAGATGTTACGGGTAGGATTCTATCAAACGGTACTATAAATGTATTACTGCTTGCTGAGGTATCAAGGGgcctaaatattttaagctatCAAATACACGCCAACAGAATAAAACTCTATTCTGCCTATCtcacaaaattttaagaagaagGTGGATCTATGTCATAAACTCAACCACCACATAGTGGTCCACTTAATAAGATGTCCACATTAACTTCATAAGTgactaaaacaattaaaatgttcaAAGGAAAAGTACAAAATTTAGAAAACCCCATTGGGGGTAATGATGTACCAAAGTCCACCTGCTCTTCCCTGAAGTAATCAACTATTTCCCACGATTTGGGGGGAAATTGACTCATTGTGGCTTAGAAAACCAAAGCCCATTAACTACAATTTTAAATAGTGCAGAACTCATTGAAGTATCATACTAAGGCATTTTTATGTTTGTACAATTTCTTTTGTTATTACTTAAAAACACTTTAAGTTCTGAACTACACCAAAATGGAACTTGCTAAAATAGCAATGAACATTTTGTTATAAATTACCTCTTCAAATTTAAGCTTCACATCCTCAGATCCAGGAAAACCACCACCGATATCAAGCAGATACATGCCGAAACCAACCTCAGCCTAGAGCCAGGAAAGTTCAGTCAGTCGAGTAGCCAGATTGGTAACAAGTCATGAAAATGTACGCAGCAGATGGATTTAAGCCTCTGGAATATGGGGTGACTTCTGCAGAAGGTTAATTCTAGAACTGAGTCTAGTTACTctcagccctgctccccaccccccgccccggaaCTGGGTTTACATGTACTCACTCCCATGTCAAAGACACAGCGGGCATCAGAGATGGCTTGCACAAAGGTCTCAGGATCCGTGCAGCCGCTTCCCACGTGGAAGCTGGGGCAAAGAAAGGAGAATAGGCTATTTCTGAAAATTACTATTTACGGTGGGAGAAAAACCTATACAACGTGCATTGTCTAGTATCTTAGCCCCCATGCCACCACCAAGATCTCACCTGACACCAATGACATCAATATTAAGCTCTCTCGCCCGTTCCAAAAGAAGCCTGCTGATTTTGAGTGTGGCACCAAATTTAACACTGAGGCGACAGACTGCTTTGGAATCATCGGTGGCAATCCGCAAAACCAACCTAGAAGCAgcaaaattttatcaaatttcccATGACAGAAGACCACTTAGAgccatgattaaaataaaaagaattcgtGGCTCTGATACCCTGTGATTTGAGtctcataagtttttttttttttttaaggatttttatttatttacttgagagagaacgagagagagaacagagggaaagggaaaagcagacttcccccgagcagggagcccgatgcggggctcgatcccaggactccgggatcatgacctgatccgaaggcagacgcttaaccgactgagccacccaggcgccccaagcgtcTCCTACAGCTTTATTCATCAAGAGGATTTAAGATTTTCTACTTTGCCTCTGACCCAGCAGACTTTTATACTTTACCAAAGTACAGAAATCTCACAACTGTGAATTTGAATTTGACAACGTGCAGCTCCCGTATGTGACCCTGCCCTGCCCACAAACGGAGGAGTCACTCACTTGGCCTTTGGATGCGCCCTGGCAACTTTCATCAGTTCAACTTCACTATCAAAAGTCATCATCTGGACTCCGTTATTGGCAGCATACTTAATCTGAGACACTTGTTTGCAAGGATTTGCATAGATAATCCTCTCTGGAGGCACCCCAAGACTTTGTACCAATTGTATCTCAGTCTGAAAAAACATGAGAGAGTACGTTATGTATAGGAAGCTAATCAATGAAAAAAACAGGAGAACACGGGAGTTCAGTCCCCCCCCTTTCATTACTATATATTGCCCAAGAAACACAACTTTGATGTGCCCTGTTGGGAGCACCAGGGCCATTTGAGATCATCATTTTTGAGTCCTGCTGCTTTTGCTTACCTTGCTGGCACAGTCAAATCCTGTCCCAATGGTAGCAAGGGTCTTCACTATGGTTCTGCTATCATTGCATTTGACTGCATAAAAGGGGGTGACCCGAGGAAGAGCTTTTAACCATCTcagatgtttctttaaaatgtctcCCAGGTCGGCGACATAGAAGGCATCCTTATCATCCTACAGCAAGAGTGGGTGCAGGGAACTCATCAGCAGCCTAATCACACACGTAGCCTCCCCTCTCATTCCCATCAACGGACCCTCCTCTCTTTACCCTGGCCACTGACACGAACATCACTACTATCACTGAGTGATCTGCAGCTAATAAATTCTGAATTCCCTAACAGGACATGTGAGTTCCATTCCATTTCCTTAAGGCCGCACTGAAGTCTCTCACTCATGTGCCCAGCATTTTCAAAGCTGTGCTGTCAGCACTGACTTAAGATACTTACAGAAGACgaaacttcattaattttttggtCCAGAATATCCTTGGCAGTAAAGCCTTCATCGAGGAAATGGCAGTCTAAATCTGCATTACTAAAGCTGTTCATGGTTTCTTGAAGTTCCTCCGAAACGTAACAAACTGCAAACAGGGTGGAGAAATTTCCTCAGAAGCGGGAGCAATACTcagtaattctttcttttttttcttttttaaagattttatttacttatttatttgagaaagacagggtgggggggagggggccaggggaaagggagaagcagactccccgctgagcagggaaccagatgtggggctagatcctgGTAGATCCTGTATGacctaaggcagccgcttaactgactgagccacccaggagccccaatactcagtaattctttttttaaaattttttattgttatgttaatcaccatacattacatcattagtttttgatgtaatacTCAGTAATTCTTAACAACAACCTGCAACAACCATGAATACTTACATGGAAAACTAAGAGatggaatttaaagaaattatcgCCAGTTTCTCACAAAGGCAATTCTCTGGAATTCCAAGTCCCGCTGAAGATGCGTGTGCCCTCAGGTGCAGCAGTGGAGATGGTCTGATAAACAGAATTTGCTGGTCCACCTTAGGAATACATCACATGGAAAGATCAGGCACTGACTGTGAGCACACAGGAAGCCGTGCTGCTCAAGTGCTCTCCGTAGCTAGCTCACTCGCTGGATTTGGGAATCCCATTATTCCAGGTTAAGTCACAGGATTCCATAAACCTCTATGCAGTCCAGGGACACTGGAGATTCAACACCAGGCTTTCTCAAAGCAACACACTAAAATTCTGTATGTACTACTATATACCTCAAAATAAGCACTTCAAATATTCATGCTAAAAAACCTACAGAAAGCAGGTTTCAGAATCacttcattaaaatggaaaaatttttgtAACGGTCAGTTTCATTTCTTTAGAAGCTTAAAACAGCATTTCAGTAATTATTGAAAGGCGCCTTATAAACATCCACCTTCTGTTTTCAGTAAGTCTTACACAGAATTTTTAGTAACTAAAAGGCATCGTGGAAATGTCTAAGGCTAAACTTACTGAGTGCTCTTAagtttcctaagaattttatgagctaatttttatgccattttattttcatgacacGCATGTATTTTTACAGTGAGCAATCTTCCCATCAACACAATGTACTACAGCGGCTttatctgagcagaaatcagcaTTCTTAAACCCGTGCTGCCTATCATCAAGTCAGTGATTCTGCACATCTCATCTGTCCTTACACGCACCCTCATCCTTGCTTAGCTATGAACAATAGTCACATGGAAATAATTTTTGGCTAACTTTAAGAATAACAAAAGCAAGGAAGCAAACATGAattacaaataagcaaaaataaagctCGTAACATTCAGAGCCACTGTCCTTGGTCTTCACGAAATCTGACACTGGTAAATGAGCTTTCttaaaattactgattttaaCCTATTTAACTTCTGCTAGgcaggactttctttttttcactgtgcGACCCGCTTCAGTGCCTGCAGCCTATGACAGAGGCCAGGCAATGGTTCGGGGCCACGGTTTGCTCTGGCATGGGACACTATGAGAGGCCCAGGGAGACGAGCCTGCCATAAATCCAAACCCATGCATCGTAGAATTtgtcctttgttgttgttgtgtggttttttctttcttaagattttattttttaaaatctctacacccaacgtggggctcgaacttacaaccccatgatcaagagtcgcacgctctacctactgagccagccaggcgcccccggtAGAACTTGTTTCCAGGCTTGATCTAACGTGCCTTTCCATTGTCAACCTTCTACATTGCCGAAACCACCTCTAGGGGAAGTCAAGAGACGAAGGGGACAGCAAACCCATTTTGGCTATATGAAATTAACACTTAACTCAGGTTCACGCAGTGACAGACTGGGCTAGTTAGGGTCTTGTTAAAAAGCTTTTAGGCGGTGTTCAAGCTTAAACTTGGGAGGTTATTACTTTGAAATATGTTACTATTAAGTatcttttaaagctttattttaataacttaCAATATAGAGAAACTTCACCTTTTAGTGTTCTGTATAGCTAAGTTACCTAAAATGATGGGTCAGTGAGCACCAGATAGCACTCTTCTGCTATGAAATTCTTTCCTGCCAATTGGGAAGTAGTATACAAGACACAGAGACCAatttaaacaaactgaaaaaaaatttcacaagtCAACTAAATTATGCCCAATTTTAGCTTTAAATAAAGTCAACACATTCTTTGTCCTCCCCAGACATTTCTAAGAGGTTCTGCTCCCCACACTTACCAATCATTTGGGATTCTCAAACAACCACAATCAGCTTTTTTGGAAGATCTTAAGGGCTGCCTCCTACGTGTAAGTCTGTTCGCCCGAACTGGGATCTCAATATTCTAGGCCTTTCTTAAATCTCTTAAGTCATTCAAAGATTCCTTACACAGACAAGTCTACGGCACAGTTAATGGAGAATGTATTACCATAGTCACTACGAGGCTATCTCGTATCTTAGCTCTAGCAACGTCGGCGAATTTCTACATCGGGTCATTTCCTCCGTACACGAAAACTAAGAGAAACAAAATTCCAGGACAACGAGGCATCCTGGTAAAAGTGGGCCGAGCGATGGGAGCCCGACACCTGCACGGGCTCGCTCATACGTCTGCACCTGCTGCCGGCCTTGCCACATGGGTTTTAGAAAAGAGTAGCGGTTGAAAGCACCACGGGCCTTCCCAACAGCTTCCGGCTCAGATTCCCCACTGACGTG
Above is a window of Halichoerus grypus chromosome 10, mHalGry1.hap1.1, whole genome shotgun sequence DNA encoding:
- the ODC1 gene encoding ornithine decarboxylase is translated as MNSFSNADLDCHFLDEGFTAKDILDQKINEVSSSDDKDAFYVADLGDILKKHLRWLKALPRVTPFYAVKCNDSRTIVKTLATIGTGFDCASKTEIQLVQSLGVPPERIIYANPCKQVSQIKYAANNGVQMMTFDSEVELMKVARAHPKAKLVLRIATDDSKAVCRLSVKFGATLKISRLLLERARELNIDVIGVSFHVGSGCTDPETFVQAISDARCVFDMGAEVGFGMYLLDIGGGFPGSEDVKLKFEEITSVINPALDKYFPADSGVRIIAEPGRYYVASAFTLAVNIIAKKLVLKEQTGSDDEDESSEQTFMYYVNDGVYGSFNCILYDHAHVKPLLQKRPKPDEKYYSTSIWGPTCDGLDRIVERCDLPEMHVGDWMVFENMGAYTVAAASTFNGFQRPTIYYVMSGPTWQLTQQIQSHDFPAEVAEQDVGPLPVSCARESGLKRPAAARASASVNV